In a single window of the Aridibaculum aurantiacum genome:
- a CDS encoding LytR/AlgR family response regulator transcription factor gives MKNILLLEDEEAAVRRISKMVLELLPDAKILAALASIAEGIQWLSSNPSPDLILSDIHLADGQSFEIFRRVTVTTPIIFITAYDQYALEAFKVNSIDYILKPVKKEELQRALQKFNNLSVQSPSVNIEKLLLSLQKPAPTYKERFAVRYGEHIKTIETTDIAYFYTENKVTFLVTKDNKRYVVDHHLDQLETLLNPKNFFRINRQFIICFNAITEMFSYSKSRVLIKLNPPCKHETIVSAERSAHFKTWIDG, from the coding sequence ATGAAAAACATCCTGCTTTTAGAAGACGAAGAAGCCGCTGTGCGAAGGATCAGCAAAATGGTGCTGGAACTTCTTCCCGACGCCAAGATCCTGGCTGCACTAGCTAGCATCGCTGAAGGCATACAATGGCTGAGTTCAAATCCTTCACCCGATCTGATTTTATCCGACATCCATTTGGCAGACGGCCAAAGCTTCGAGATCTTCAGGCGGGTCACGGTTACCACTCCCATCATTTTCATCACTGCTTACGATCAATATGCGCTGGAGGCATTCAAGGTAAACAGCATCGATTATATACTGAAGCCGGTAAAAAAAGAAGAACTACAGCGGGCTTTGCAGAAGTTCAACAACCTCTCCGTCCAGTCGCCTTCAGTCAACATCGAGAAGCTGTTACTAAGCCTGCAAAAACCTGCACCCACTTACAAAGAGCGCTTTGCTGTTCGTTATGGCGAACACATCAAAACCATAGAAACCACTGATATCGCCTACTTCTACACCGAGAACAAAGTGACTTTCCTTGTTACCAAAGACAACAAACGTTACGTGGTCGATCATCACCTCGACCAGCTGGAGACGCTACTCAACCCGAAGAACTTCTTCCGCATCAACCGTCAGTTCATCATCTGTTTCAATGCCATCACCGAAATGTTCTCGTACAGCAAATCTCGGGTCCTCATCAAGCTCAACCCGCCTTGCAAGCACGAAACCATCGTAAGTGCCGAACGCTCTGCGCATTTCAAAACCTGGATCGACGGCTA